A portion of the Rubeoparvulum massiliense genome contains these proteins:
- a CDS encoding ABC transporter permease — protein MRKLRSVARQELLMLIKSRWILHYSILFAILALIISMIGTRAYSGYDGFTISTANLLNLSLLLVPLIALLFGSMNWAGEQEDGWLPLLRTYPLSRLSLIGGKYLGLLLGMVMVISIGYAISGFFFVFQGATFPVQTFLTFWSASIILAAIFLAIAIMLGAWSKNRLQAMGTSLIIWAWLLLFYEFFLFILATWLPKTWILPFLVVSLYFNPVELVRSWVILSMGSGILFGPELYSFVTWSEAWVGQLLYLGVAILWIIIPLFFTLIMERRTQDE, from the coding sequence ATGAGAAAGCTTCGATCCGTTGCACGCCAAGAGCTATTGATGCTGATCAAAAGCAGGTGGATCCTCCACTATTCCATTCTTTTTGCTATTCTTGCCCTGATTATTTCAATGATTGGTACGCGAGCATATTCAGGCTATGATGGGTTCACGATCAGCACTGCAAATTTACTTAACCTCTCACTATTACTAGTGCCATTAATTGCACTCCTATTTGGTAGTATGAACTGGGCTGGTGAACAGGAGGATGGTTGGCTCCCCCTTCTCCGTACCTATCCTTTGAGTAGACTTAGTCTAATCGGTGGTAAATATTTGGGCCTACTCTTGGGCATGGTAATGGTTATTTCCATAGGTTATGCCATTTCAGGATTCTTTTTTGTCTTTCAAGGTGCTACTTTCCCTGTTCAGACATTTCTCACCTTTTGGAGTGCTTCCATCATCCTGGCAGCGATTTTTCTTGCCATAGCCATTATGCTTGGAGCCTGGAGTAAGAATCGCTTACAGGCAATGGGGACAAGCTTAATCATCTGGGCTTGGCTTCTCTTATTCTATGAATTCTTCCTATTTATATTGGCTACATGGCTACCAAAAACATGGATTCTTCCTTTTCTTGTGGTCTCTCTTTACTTTAATCCCGTAGAGCTCGTTCGCTCCTGGGTTATCTTATCTATGGGCAGCGGCATCCTCTTCGGACCCGAGCTCTACTCATTTGTTACCTGGAGTGAAGCCTGGGTAGGACAGCTTCTCTATTTAGGTGTAGCAATACTTTGGATCATCATCCCATTGTTTTTTACCCTGATAATGGAGAGGAGAACCCAAGATGAGTGA
- a CDS encoding ABC transporter ATP-binding protein, protein MSEGYILEVENISKSFHNQVKLAPISFQVREGEVLALCGGNGAGKSTLLKIIVGMLKPTTGRILLQGETFSSLAIKKRQLFGYFPDQIRYPIHLTAREILCYLARLQDAPLYRVPEVLELVGLTSHQDERVRTFSKGMQQRLGLAQSLLTDPPLLIFDEPTNGLDPIWVHHFKQIVRQLQQNGKTILFTSHILHDVEELADRVALMNEGKLLVLGSLAELRQQDGVLMSWEDLFFHYLQST, encoded by the coding sequence ATGAGTGAAGGATACATTCTTGAAGTAGAGAATATTAGTAAATCATTTCATAACCAAGTCAAGCTAGCCCCCATCTCATTTCAAGTGCGAGAAGGTGAGGTTCTAGCTCTATGTGGCGGTAATGGTGCTGGAAAGAGCACATTACTCAAGATCATCGTCGGTATGCTTAAGCCAACCACAGGGAGGATCCTACTTCAGGGCGAGACATTCTCTTCGCTCGCTATTAAGAAGCGCCAGCTCTTTGGCTATTTCCCTGATCAAATCCGTTATCCCATTCATTTAACTGCCAGGGAGATCTTATGCTACCTTGCTCGATTACAAGATGCTCCACTTTACCGCGTACCTGAAGTATTAGAGTTGGTTGGCCTTACCTCCCATCAAGATGAGAGGGTGCGTACTTTCTCCAAGGGGATGCAGCAAAGACTAGGGTTAGCTCAGAGTTTACTTACCGATCCACCATTACTCATCTTTGATGAACCGACCAATGGCTTGGACCCCATCTGGGTTCACCATTTTAAGCAGATCGTTCGTCAGCTTCAGCAGAATGGCAAGACCATTCTCTTTACATCTCATATCCTACACGATGTGGAGGAATTAGCGGACCGTGTTGCTTTAATGAATGAGGGTAAGCTCCTTGTACTAGGGAGCTTAGCAGAGCTACGGCAGCAGGATGGCGTGTTGATGTCATGGGAGGATCTATTCTTCCACTATCTTCAGTCCACTTAA
- a CDS encoding nitrous oxide reductase accessory protein NosL — protein MKFSRIFILFVTMSALLLVTACGNSESNTTPNTTNNSATEAAMAQQQESHEAAENLAEKTEADAIFTPQEPGADEKCAFCNMVVYHDDHEMGAFTAQLVTADGTHYFFDDVGCMLNFQRTLEAEVAHEWVRDLNTLEWVEYEEAIAVSANILTPMKYGYAFFTGAEDAQAYVDTHQDVEAELLADKAEIDQVSKERWEKKMKKMQESQMNQDNSEHGTDDHGEHQQEEKQDDQDHSGH, from the coding sequence ATGAAATTTTCACGCATTTTTATCCTATTCGTAACGATGAGTGCTTTACTATTGGTTACAGCCTGTGGAAATAGTGAGAGTAACACTACACCGAACACAACAAACAATTCTGCCACTGAAGCAGCTATGGCTCAACAACAAGAAAGTCATGAAGCTGCAGAGAATCTAGCTGAAAAAACAGAAGCGGATGCCATCTTCACTCCACAAGAGCCCGGTGCAGACGAAAAGTGTGCATTTTGTAATATGGTAGTCTACCATGATGATCATGAAATGGGTGCTTTTACAGCACAACTAGTCACTGCAGATGGTACACACTATTTCTTTGATGATGTAGGTTGCATGCTTAATTTTCAACGTACCTTAGAAGCTGAGGTAGCTCATGAATGGGTGCGAGACTTAAATACGTTGGAATGGGTTGAATATGAAGAAGCCATCGCTGTTTCAGCTAATATTCTAACGCCGATGAAATATGGTTATGCCTTCTTCACTGGAGCAGAGGACGCTCAAGCTTATGTTGATACGCATCAAGATGTAGAAGCAGAGCTCTTAGCAGATAAAGCCGAAATTGATCAGGTTTCTAAGGAACGTTGGGAAAAGAAAATGAAAAAAATGCAAGAGAGTCAAATGAATCAGGATAATAGTGAACATGGTACTGACGATCATGGAGAACATCAGCAAGAAGAGAAGCAAGATGACCAAGACCATAGTGGTCATTAA
- a CDS encoding YncE family protein: protein MKRLSLLVTSLFFILILSSCGKESFQPLLTKQPVLLVFNQGDHTLSFIERSSFQEITRWQWKEAITGGLLFPDQDHLLLYGKDLSYIMIYSLSTGEEITRWPVGTGITNAALSHDGTTIYLTDHEKNSLRFFSLEGHEIKELQGGERPYTLLVGPDYLFVYHFYDDMIGRVNLTEMNYDQTFPSSPFPFGGLYRIDENELWVGGHGAGSEVEEAVTIFNTIDGSIKTTIQTPYMPIAFAEWGDFVYVLSHGTSTLYQVDAESKRVVNSLQVGSNSSSLIADHEYLYVTSLDSNELYVIHPSKLQIENTIQVGKQPFQLILREEDES, encoded by the coding sequence GTGAAACGTCTTTCCCTACTTGTTACATCGTTATTCTTCATACTTATTCTTTCTAGTTGTGGTAAAGAGAGCTTTCAACCACTATTAACTAAGCAACCAGTATTATTGGTTTTTAACCAAGGAGATCATACGCTCTCCTTTATAGAACGCTCTTCCTTTCAAGAGATCACACGTTGGCAATGGAAAGAAGCAATTACAGGAGGGTTGCTGTTCCCTGATCAGGACCATCTCTTATTATACGGAAAGGATCTATCCTACATTATGATTTACTCACTCTCTACCGGTGAGGAGATCACCAGATGGCCTGTCGGTACTGGAATTACCAATGCTGCCCTCTCACATGACGGTACGACCATCTATCTCACCGATCACGAGAAAAATTCCTTGCGTTTTTTTTCACTTGAAGGCCATGAAATCAAGGAATTACAAGGTGGTGAACGACCTTATACATTACTTGTAGGTCCTGATTATCTCTTTGTTTATCACTTTTACGATGATATGATCGGAAGGGTGAATCTCACTGAGATGAATTATGATCAAACCTTCCCTTCATCCCCTTTTCCCTTTGGCGGCTTATACCGAATTGATGAGAATGAGCTTTGGGTTGGAGGTCATGGAGCAGGTTCAGAAGTGGAGGAAGCGGTTACCATTTTCAATACGATAGATGGTAGTATCAAAACAACCATTCAAACACCTTATATGCCCATCGCTTTTGCTGAATGGGGAGACTTCGTTTATGTGCTGAGCCATGGAACAAGCACACTCTATCAGGTGGATGCAGAGAGCAAGCGTGTTGTAAATTCCTTGCAGGTAGGTAGTAATTCATCGAGCTTGATTGCAGATCATGAGTATCTCTATGTTACTAGTCTAGATAGTAATGAGCTCTATGTAATACATCCGTCGAAGTTGCAGATTGAAAACACAATTCAAGTAGGTAAACAGCCCTTCCAGCTAATCCTACGAGAGGAAGATGAATCATGA
- a CDS encoding response regulator transcription factor yields the protein MNQLPILIADDEAEMRELIALYLQREGYAVVEASNGFEVLQLLKNHEVALILLDIMMPQLDGMSTCVKIREVSNVPVIFVTARGDEWDTIHGLRIGADDYISKPFSPHELVARIEAVLRRTQKIEHEEETTNYGPISIDEKGRLVKLNGQLITLTLKEFDLLLTFCQHEGQVLSREQLLNKVWGYDYYGTVRTVDTHVKTLRLKLGKEASLIQTVWGIGYKFEV from the coding sequence ATGAACCAATTGCCCATTCTAATCGCAGATGACGAAGCAGAGATGCGTGAGCTAATCGCTCTCTACCTACAACGTGAGGGCTATGCTGTTGTGGAAGCATCCAATGGCTTCGAAGTCCTACAACTATTGAAGAATCATGAGGTAGCCCTTATCCTTCTTGACATCATGATGCCCCAGCTTGATGGAATGAGTACTTGTGTAAAGATACGTGAGGTCTCCAATGTCCCTGTTATTTTTGTGACTGCACGCGGTGATGAATGGGATACGATCCATGGTTTACGAATTGGAGCGGACGATTACATTAGTAAACCATTCAGCCCTCATGAACTAGTAGCACGAATTGAAGCTGTTCTACGTAGAACGCAAAAAATCGAACATGAAGAAGAGACAACCAATTATGGTCCTATCTCCATTGATGAAAAAGGGCGCTTGGTCAAACTGAATGGGCAATTAATCACATTAACCTTGAAGGAATTCGATCTGCTTCTCACCTTTTGTCAGCATGAGGGTCAAGTACTTAGTCGCGAACAGTTACTGAATAAAGTATGGGGCTATGATTACTATGGAACAGTACGTACTGTCGATACTCATGTGAAGACGCTCCGCTTAAAGCTAGGAAAAGAAGCATCATTAATCCAAACAGTCTGGGGAATTGGTTATAAATTTGAGGTGTAA
- a CDS encoding sensor histidine kinase produces the protein MKKLTLSLQQKLWLTISATFIIALLLSYGLVQFFYERLYVDGVENSLLYEGKQLVQEYHGGPVKEVLGEKVEWYNRISEAEIFLVENPRELSACLPFDIQYDSLISGEERAELLQGKALTKRSYEPRFERDILAVMVPLLEENRLAGVLYLYVPLASIQETLQNAQHILILSAILLIGIALLMGQRIASYLTRSLKSMEKIALEMAKGNFSDKITIPTEDEVGRLGMAFNIMSDALQSEDERKKEFLANVSHELRTPISYIQGYSEALLDGVVSSEEQEQKYLRLIRREAGRMERLVRDLLDLATLEGDYPLQQTALPFAQLITEVADTLLPHIEMKKQHLHLQLDHDVIVFGDEDRLEQVIHNLLTNANRYTPEGGMIKLSLRQEDEQALLAISDTGIGIPADDLPRIGERFFRVDKGRSRQEGGTGLGLAIVKQIVIRHHGTLEIQSEWQKGTTITIALPTFRGNVEEKK, from the coding sequence ATGAAAAAGTTAACACTTTCATTACAACAGAAGCTATGGCTAACCATCAGTGCAACTTTTATTATTGCACTCTTGCTCTCCTATGGGCTTGTACAGTTTTTCTATGAACGGCTCTATGTAGATGGTGTTGAAAACTCCTTGCTATACGAAGGGAAGCAGTTAGTCCAAGAGTATCATGGTGGTCCTGTTAAAGAGGTACTAGGTGAGAAGGTAGAATGGTATAATCGCATCTCTGAAGCAGAGATTTTTCTTGTGGAAAATCCTCGGGAGCTAAGTGCTTGCTTACCCTTTGATATTCAATATGACTCCTTAATCAGCGGTGAGGAACGAGCAGAACTCTTACAAGGGAAAGCGCTGACCAAACGCAGCTATGAACCCCGATTTGAGCGGGATATTCTTGCCGTCATGGTCCCTCTATTAGAAGAGAATCGATTGGCGGGCGTGCTCTACCTCTATGTTCCCCTCGCCTCTATCCAAGAGACATTACAAAACGCTCAGCATATCTTAATTCTTTCTGCCATTCTCTTGATTGGTATCGCACTCTTGATGGGGCAACGAATTGCTTCTTACCTTACAAGGTCATTAAAGTCCATGGAAAAAATCGCTTTAGAAATGGCGAAGGGTAATTTTTCTGATAAGATTACCATCCCTACTGAGGACGAAGTAGGACGCTTAGGTATGGCTTTCAACATCATGTCGGATGCATTACAAAGTGAAGATGAGCGTAAGAAGGAATTCCTTGCCAATGTCTCCCATGAATTGCGAACACCCATCAGTTATATTCAAGGGTATAGCGAAGCGCTTCTCGATGGTGTTGTCTCCTCTGAAGAGCAGGAACAGAAATACCTTCGTTTAATTCGACGTGAGGCAGGTCGAATGGAACGGCTGGTTCGGGATCTCCTTGACTTGGCTACATTGGAAGGGGATTATCCACTGCAACAAACCGCCTTACCCTTTGCCCAACTCATTACCGAGGTGGCAGATACTCTATTGCCGCATATTGAAATGAAAAAACAGCATTTACATCTCCAATTAGATCATGACGTGATTGTTTTTGGTGATGAGGATCGATTGGAACAGGTTATCCACAATTTATTGACCAATGCCAATCGCTATACACCTGAGGGAGGAATGATCAAGCTCTCCTTACGACAAGAGGATGAACAAGCACTCTTAGCTATCTCCGATACTGGAATTGGTATTCCTGCAGATGATCTTCCGCGAATTGGTGAACGTTTCTTCCGTGTAGATAAGGGACGTAGTCGACAAGAAGGGGGAACTGGTTTAGGACTGGCAATTGTGAAGCAGATCGTGATTCGTCATCATGGTACCTTGGAGATCCAAAGTGAATGGCAAAAAGGAACGACCATTACAATTGCTTTACCTACTTTTCGTGGCAATGTAGAGGAGAAAAAATAA
- the sda gene encoding sporulation histidine kinase inhibitor Sda, which yields MTVISDQSLIEAYFKAVELQLDLEFIHLLYREIERRNLTLQEAIGE from the coding sequence GTGACTGTGATAAGCGATCAATCTTTAATTGAAGCATATTTTAAAGCGGTGGAGCTTCAATTAGATTTAGAGTTTATCCATCTATTATACCGAGAGATTGAACGACGTAATCTAACCTTACAGGAAGCCATTGGAGAATGA
- a CDS encoding FAD-dependent oxidoreductase, with product MYDVAIIGAGPAGASAALFIAKAGKHVLLVDNDKSITKRAWMENHYGVMEISGPDLMETGINQAKRFGAEVTREEVQHIKKEENGFILQGEKGSYSAQQVILATGMSTDLGAELGLEIVPGTEPRVKSIYKVDEEGRASLPGVWAAGICAGVSLHTIITAGDGAKVAINLLSAMNGQRYVDHDVFQPK from the coding sequence ATGTATGATGTAGCAATTATTGGTGCAGGTCCTGCAGGAGCTAGTGCAGCTCTATTCATCGCCAAAGCTGGCAAGCATGTACTCCTGGTGGATAATGATAAAAGTATTACCAAAAGAGCTTGGATGGAGAACCATTATGGGGTGATGGAGATTTCAGGACCTGATCTCATGGAAACTGGGATCAACCAAGCGAAACGGTTTGGTGCAGAGGTAACACGGGAGGAAGTTCAACACATCAAAAAAGAAGAGAATGGGTTTATACTACAAGGTGAAAAGGGATCATATTCTGCCCAGCAAGTGATTCTAGCAACAGGAATGTCTACTGATCTCGGTGCTGAACTGGGGTTGGAAATCGTTCCAGGTACAGAGCCACGGGTAAAATCAATCTATAAGGTGGATGAAGAAGGAAGAGCCTCACTTCCTGGTGTTTGGGCAGCTGGTATCTGTGCAGGCGTTAGCCTACATACCATTATTACCGCAGGCGATGGGGCCAAAGTAGCTATCAACCTACTCAGCGCAATGAATGGTCAACGCTATGTGGACCACGATGTTTTTCAACCAAAGTAA
- a CDS encoding methyl-accepting chemotaxis protein, translating into MRKFLSNLGITVKINLLVVLLLLFLGGGIGLIVYQEVYDGIKATAVEKARSDLQFGYTTLDHLYPGGWEIRNGQLYKGHVLVNDNEEMVDQIAAYSGGTVTIFQGDTRITTNVIRDGNRAVGTKASEAVIGQTLNQGKNFYGEADVAGKTYQAAYMPIRNAKDEIIGMWYVGASQALIDETLEKITMKIFVFIPIVILLSVLVVLFFTRGMKKQLHHLTDAMLLAGEGSFEQTIHTASQDEIGQIGNSYNQMREQLHKLVFHVQDSAELVASSAEELQAGMEETGKTTESITLSIQEVSASSEQQFAKVQGAHQLINSIAGDIDEVAHAVTEVNRVTAETTQIAEQGHQVVKDTIQHMNHLQETTKGIAGNVIDLGEKSRAIQQIVTMITEIAQQTNLLSLNAAIEAARAGEHGKGFAVVADEVRKLAEQSATATQEIKDLINEIQVSISYSVTGMKTEEEVVAKGIELVQQAGEQFSTILDNIRIVAQQVEGVMSGAEGMTASSQRMVQVMQDVQKLTEESSAFIENVAAAAEEQNATMEEMVAAAETLAQTSSQLQEATAKFRFGSIKQER; encoded by the coding sequence ATGAGAAAATTCCTTTCTAACTTAGGAATCACTGTAAAAATCAATCTGTTGGTGGTTCTTTTGTTGCTATTCCTAGGGGGAGGAATAGGGCTTATTGTGTATCAGGAGGTATATGACGGGATCAAAGCAACAGCCGTGGAGAAAGCACGGTCTGATCTACAATTCGGTTATACCACCTTGGATCACCTTTATCCAGGTGGTTGGGAGATCCGGAACGGACAACTGTACAAAGGGCATGTTCTTGTCAATGATAATGAGGAAATGGTTGATCAAATTGCAGCCTATTCCGGTGGAACGGTTACCATCTTTCAAGGTGATACGCGAATTACAACCAATGTCATTCGTGATGGGAATCGGGCAGTTGGAACCAAGGCTTCGGAGGCTGTCATTGGGCAAACATTGAACCAGGGTAAAAACTTCTATGGTGAAGCAGATGTAGCGGGGAAAACATATCAAGCAGCCTATATGCCGATTCGGAATGCCAAGGATGAGATTATTGGAATGTGGTATGTTGGTGCCTCACAAGCACTGATCGATGAGACACTTGAAAAGATCACCATGAAGATCTTTGTTTTTATTCCCATTGTGATTCTCTTGTCAGTGCTTGTGGTGCTGTTCTTTACACGAGGGATGAAAAAGCAATTGCATCATCTTACAGATGCTATGCTCTTAGCTGGTGAAGGCAGCTTTGAACAAACGATTCATACAGCCTCACAGGATGAGATCGGTCAGATTGGAAACTCCTATAACCAGATGCGGGAGCAATTGCATAAGCTGGTTTTCCACGTTCAGGATTCAGCGGAGCTGGTAGCCAGTTCGGCGGAAGAGCTACAGGCTGGGATGGAGGAGACAGGAAAGACTACAGAAAGCATCACCCTCTCCATCCAGGAGGTGTCCGCTTCCTCGGAGCAGCAATTTGCGAAGGTACAAGGAGCGCATCAATTGATCAACTCCATTGCAGGTGATATTGATGAGGTGGCTCATGCAGTGACCGAAGTGAATCGAGTAACCGCTGAGACAACCCAGATTGCTGAACAAGGGCATCAGGTGGTTAAAGATACAATTCAGCACATGAATCATCTACAGGAGACGACGAAGGGGATTGCTGGTAACGTCATCGATCTTGGAGAAAAATCCCGAGCTATTCAGCAGATCGTTACCATGATTACAGAGATCGCTCAACAGACCAATCTTTTATCCCTCAATGCGGCCATTGAAGCTGCAAGGGCAGGTGAACACGGCAAGGGCTTTGCTGTTGTTGCCGACGAGGTTCGAAAGCTTGCAGAGCAATCCGCTACTGCTACACAAGAGATTAAGGATCTAATCAATGAGATTCAGGTCTCCATCTCTTATTCGGTTACCGGAATGAAAACGGAAGAAGAGGTAGTAGCAAAAGGTATTGAACTAGTGCAGCAGGCAGGTGAACAATTCTCCACGATCCTAGATAATATTCGAATTGTTGCTCAACAGGTTGAGGGAGTGATGTCAGGTGCAGAGGGAATGACAGCTTCATCACAGCGCATGGTTCAAGTTATGCAGGATGTCCAAAAGCTTACAGAGGAATCCTCTGCCTTTATTGAGAATGTTGCTGCAGCAGCTGAAGAGCAGAATGCGACCATGGAGGAGATGGTGGCAGCAGCGGAAACGTTGGCACAAACCTCTTCCCAACTACAGGAAGCAACTGCGAAATTCAGGTTTGGGTCAATAAAACAGGAAAGATAA
- a CDS encoding SpoVR family protein, whose protein sequence is MVRDAWGELEQAIEQLTSLAKLEGLDFFDMRYEVCPPDILYTFGAYGMPTRYSHWSFGKAFYRMKLDYDLGLSRIYELVINSDPCYAFLLEGNSLIQNKMIVAHVLGHSDFFKNNQCFTGTNRKMVHSMTLHAERIRQYEMLYGRERVERFLDAAMAFQEHIEPSGFKEQSGHKKEQRIGQKKSMTSRNPQRNKNPYEELWKLDQWNSSATEAGEERGGKRYPSHPEKDILFFILQHSSYLEEWQRDILSIVRDEMRYFWPQIETKIMNEGWATYWHTRLLRQLDLDEGETIEFACLHSQVIHPSSTGINPYYLGYRMFEALEKRWGREKIFEIREVESDQSFLRNYLNGDIIEDLDLYLFSKEGREYKITSKNWEEVRDHLVNMRVNGGFPYLMVEDADYGKQGGLYIRHYYEGIELDIQYLEKCLPYLYQLWGTNVYLETILDQREFLFSYDGEKTKRTALPHV, encoded by the coding sequence TTGGTTAGGGATGCGTGGGGTGAATTAGAACAGGCGATTGAGCAATTGACATCCTTAGCCAAATTGGAGGGATTAGACTTCTTTGATATGCGTTATGAAGTCTGCCCTCCGGATATCCTTTATACCTTCGGTGCATATGGGATGCCAACTCGCTACTCCCATTGGAGTTTTGGCAAGGCATTCTATCGAATGAAATTGGATTATGATCTTGGACTCAGCAGGATCTATGAACTTGTCATCAATTCGGATCCTTGCTATGCCTTCTTATTGGAAGGAAATTCACTCATTCAAAATAAAATGATCGTGGCTCATGTCTTAGGTCACAGTGACTTTTTTAAGAATAATCAATGCTTTACTGGTACCAACCGAAAGATGGTTCATAGCATGACTTTACATGCAGAGCGAATTCGTCAATATGAGATGCTGTATGGACGTGAACGGGTTGAGCGGTTTCTAGATGCGGCCATGGCCTTTCAGGAACATATTGAACCATCTGGATTTAAAGAGCAAAGCGGACATAAAAAAGAGCAAAGAATAGGTCAAAAAAAGTCAATGACATCCCGGAATCCACAGAGGAATAAAAATCCTTATGAAGAATTATGGAAGCTAGACCAATGGAATTCTTCAGCAACAGAAGCGGGAGAAGAAAGAGGGGGTAAACGTTATCCTTCTCACCCAGAGAAGGATATTCTCTTCTTTATTCTTCAGCATTCCTCCTATTTGGAGGAATGGCAGCGTGATATCCTCTCGATTGTACGTGACGAGATGCGCTACTTCTGGCCACAAATAGAAACAAAGATCATGAATGAAGGTTGGGCCACCTACTGGCATACACGCCTCCTAAGACAGCTGGATCTCGATGAAGGGGAGACCATCGAATTTGCTTGTTTGCATAGCCAGGTTATTCATCCCTCATCTACGGGTATCAATCCCTACTATCTGGGCTATCGAATGTTTGAAGCATTGGAGAAACGATGGGGTAGGGAGAAAATATTCGAAATTAGGGAGGTAGAATCAGATCAGTCTTTTTTACGAAACTATCTCAATGGAGACATCATTGAGGATCTCGATCTTTATCTCTTTAGCAAAGAGGGACGAGAGTATAAGATTACAAGCAAGAATTGGGAGGAAGTACGGGATCATCTTGTGAATATGCGGGTGAATGGTGGCTTCCCGTATCTAATGGTGGAGGATGCTGATTATGGGAAACAAGGTGGTCTCTATATTCGTCACTATTACGAAGGTATCGAGTTAGATATCCAGTATCTCGAAAAATGTTTGCCTTATCTCTATCAGCTATGGGGTACCAATGTTTATCTGGAAACCATTCTCGATCAACGAGAATTTCTCTTTTCCTATGATGGGGAAAAAACAAAAAGAACAGCGCTCCCTCATGTTTAG
- the yhbH gene encoding sporulation protein YhbH produces MDQSFILSRDDWSLHRKGHEDQMRHKEKVRQAVRSRLDDLLSEESIVLSNGSQVIRIPIRSLEEYRIRYNYEKNQHIGQGDGSSQVGDVIARSPSKEQGNGEGSEGTAGTEPGVEYIEAEVTLEEIEGMLFTQLELPHLQEVKQPRNLKYPTIRFTDIRKKGLMGNLDKKRTLLEALKRHRRQGATSFTLHPEDLRFKTWEEEIKPYSNAVIIAIMDTSGSMGAFEKYVARTFFFWMTRFLRTQYDDVELVFIAHHTEAREVTEEDFFLRGESGGTICSSAYQLALNILAERYPHASFNRYVVHFSDGDNLSSDNNRSLTLVKELLTQINFFGYGEVNQYNRYSTLMSVFQKIIHPAFRYVQIRERRQIYHALRHFFSKEGSTIG; encoded by the coding sequence ATGGATCAGTCATTTATATTATCACGGGACGATTGGTCCTTACATCGCAAAGGTCATGAGGATCAGATGCGTCATAAAGAGAAGGTTCGTCAAGCTGTTCGAAGTAGATTAGACGACCTTCTCAGTGAAGAGAGCATTGTGTTGTCCAATGGCAGTCAGGTTATTCGCATCCCCATTCGTAGCTTGGAGGAGTATCGAATTCGCTATAATTATGAGAAAAATCAGCATATTGGCCAGGGGGATGGCTCCAGCCAAGTGGGGGATGTGATTGCTCGTTCCCCTTCTAAGGAGCAAGGAAATGGTGAGGGGAGCGAAGGAACTGCGGGAACGGAACCAGGTGTCGAGTATATTGAGGCAGAGGTAACCCTAGAGGAAATAGAGGGGATGCTCTTTACACAGCTTGAGCTGCCTCATCTTCAAGAGGTTAAGCAACCGCGAAATCTCAAGTACCCCACCATACGTTTCACTGATATCCGAAAAAAAGGCTTGATGGGTAATCTTGATAAGAAACGAACGCTCTTGGAAGCACTAAAACGTCATCGTCGTCAGGGGGCTACATCTTTTACCCTTCATCCTGAGGATCTGCGTTTCAAAACCTGGGAAGAGGAGATAAAACCTTATTCCAATGCAGTTATTATTGCGATTATGGATACATCAGGTAGTATGGGAGCGTTTGAGAAGTATGTTGCACGTACCTTCTTCTTCTGGATGACACGATTTTTACGAACACAATACGATGATGTGGAGCTAGTATTCATTGCTCATCATACGGAAGCACGTGAAGTAACGGAAGAGGATTTTTTTCTCCGTGGGGAGAGTGGTGGTACCATCTGTTCATCAGCATATCAACTGGCATTGAACATCTTGGCGGAACGCTATCCTCACGCGAGCTTTAACCGCTATGTGGTGCATTTTTCTGATGGAGATAACCTTTCCTCGGATAATAATCGCAGTCTTACCTTAGTTAAGGAGCTGCTGACACAGATAAATTTTTTTGGCTATGGGGAAGTGAATCAATATAATCGATATAGTACGTTGATGTCCGTTTTTCAAAAAATCATCCACCCTGCCTTTCGTTATGTTCAGATTCGAGAACGCCGCCAGATCTATCATGCTCTAAGGCACTTTTTTTCCAAGGAGGGAAGTACCATTGGTTAG